The following coding sequences are from one Virgibacillus necropolis window:
- a CDS encoding HAD family hydrolase, whose product MTYNTLFLDIDGTILRPDHTVMDSTKDAIEQVKKQGVEVFLSTGRPLHEIYDLAEELTIDSFIGYNGAFATYQNETVVDEPMDTSTIEHFLETVDQHNHEIVVYTSKKNYYSTPNSPATKAFINAFLLKENDQITPDIKNDILSMTLININDDDLALYSIDENLYLSPVNVGGINNCYDVIRKNVNKGEAIKTVLKKLNRKKEDAIAFGDGMNDKEMLETVGEGFAMGNAHPDLFAYAKNRTTTVSDSGIFNGLKQLGLVE is encoded by the coding sequence ATGACATACAATACACTATTTCTAGATATAGATGGGACAATTTTGCGACCTGATCACACAGTTATGGACTCTACAAAAGATGCAATTGAACAAGTTAAAAAACAGGGTGTCGAGGTCTTTCTCTCAACAGGGCGCCCACTCCATGAAATTTACGATTTGGCTGAAGAACTAACGATTGATTCTTTTATTGGATATAACGGTGCATTTGCGACCTATCAAAACGAAACGGTAGTAGATGAACCAATGGATACTAGTACCATTGAACATTTCCTGGAAACAGTCGACCAACACAACCATGAGATTGTCGTTTATACAAGCAAGAAAAATTATTACTCAACACCCAATTCACCCGCTACAAAAGCATTTATTAATGCGTTTCTTCTAAAGGAAAATGATCAAATAACGCCAGATATAAAAAATGATATTTTAAGTATGACGTTGATTAATATTAACGATGATGATCTTGCCCTTTATTCCATAGATGAAAACTTATATCTTTCACCAGTGAACGTTGGCGGAATTAATAATTGCTATGATGTCATTCGGAAAAACGTCAACAAAGGAGAGGCAATCAAAACCGTCCTTAAGAAATTAAACCGCAAAAAAGAAGATGCAATTGCATTTGGTGATGGCATGAATGACAAAGAAATGCTTGAAACCGTTGGAGAGGGTTTTGCTATGGGGAACGCCCACCCAGACTTGTTTGCTTATGCCAAAAACCGTACAACTACCGTATCCGATTCAGGAATTTTTAATGGATTAAAGCAGCTTGGATTAGTAGAGTAA
- a CDS encoding DNA-3-methyladenine glycosylase, with amino-acid sequence MLRPLSKDFYNQPTLDLAKALLGCQLIKETPEGSASGIIVETEGYMGPDDQAAHSFGNRRTKRTEIMFGEPGITYTYSMHTHCLVNVVSGAIGRPEAVLIRAVEPVTGQELMAERRPKAKNQFQWTNGPGKLTKALGITMSDYGHPLNKAPLQIAEGQQIDDTQIVTGPRIGIHNSGEAVHYPWRFYVKGSKFISK; translated from the coding sequence ATGCTTAGACCACTTAGTAAAGACTTTTACAACCAACCAACACTAGACCTGGCAAAAGCACTACTCGGGTGTCAGCTCATCAAGGAAACTCCAGAAGGCAGTGCGTCAGGAATAATTGTGGAAACAGAGGGATACATGGGACCAGATGATCAGGCCGCACACAGTTTTGGCAACAGGCGCACCAAACGAACCGAAATCATGTTTGGCGAACCTGGTATCACGTATACCTATTCCATGCATACACATTGTCTTGTTAACGTAGTCAGTGGAGCAATCGGTCGACCTGAGGCAGTTTTAATCAGAGCCGTTGAACCCGTTACAGGGCAAGAATTAATGGCGGAAAGAAGGCCAAAAGCAAAGAATCAATTCCAATGGACAAATGGACCTGGTAAACTAACAAAAGCACTCGGTATCACAATGTCTGACTATGGTCATCCACTAAATAAAGCCCCCCTTCAAATTGCGGAGGGACAGCAGATTGACGACACACAAATAGTAACTGGACCACGAATTGGTATCCATAATTCGGGCGAAGCGGTGCATTATCCATGGCGCTTTTATGTAAAAGGAAGCAAATTCATCTCAAAATAA
- a CDS encoding queuosine precursor transporter → MFVYLNALFVGLLLISNILGVKLFNIGEFILPAAVIVYVATYLITDVIGEVYGKDAARKTVQAGFVTQVIALLFIYIAIQLPAAPVFESQSEFETILGGSFRVIVASLISYIASQNLDVTIFHRLKAKHGDKKLWLRNNLSTMTSQLVDTTLFITIAFWGIVPTNVLLGMIATQYVFKLCIAIVDTPFAYLLVKMAKRNEKVM, encoded by the coding sequence ATGTTTGTTTATTTAAACGCATTATTTGTTGGACTTTTACTTATTTCCAATATTTTAGGAGTTAAATTATTTAATATCGGAGAATTTATATTACCAGCAGCTGTAATTGTCTATGTGGCAACTTATTTAATTACTGATGTAATTGGGGAAGTATATGGAAAAGATGCAGCAAGAAAAACGGTTCAGGCAGGGTTCGTAACACAAGTTATTGCGTTACTATTTATTTATATTGCCATTCAACTACCTGCTGCGCCTGTGTTCGAATCGCAATCTGAGTTTGAAACAATTTTGGGCGGTAGTTTTAGAGTGATAGTGGCCAGTCTTATTTCGTACATTGCTAGTCAAAACCTAGATGTTACTATTTTCCATCGGTTGAAGGCGAAACATGGTGACAAGAAACTTTGGCTAAGGAACAATCTATCAACGATGACAAGTCAGTTAGTTGATACTACTCTATTTATCACAATTGCATTTTGGGGGATTGTTCCTACAAATGTTTTGTTAGGCATGATTGCCACGCAATATGTTTTTAAACTTTGTATTGCCATAGTCGATACTCCTTTTGCTTATTTGTTGGTCAAAATGGCTAAGAGGAATGAAAAAGTTATGTAA
- a CDS encoding pyridoxal phosphate-dependent aminotransferase: MHRFEQSEALKRLPEQFFAKLVKKVQQLQSEGHDVINLGQGNPDLPTPEHIVESLQGAAENPINHKYSPFQGFAYAKQAMADFYKREYGVVVDPETEVAIMFGSKSGLVELSQCLLNPGDTALLPDPGYPDYMSGIALADAKTEMMPLLVENNFLPDYGQIRDDALNRAKLMFLNYPNNPTSATATKEFFDETVEVAKQHGICVLHDFAYGAIGFDGEKPQSFLQSEGAKNIGIEMYTLSKTYNMAGWRVAFAIGNQSVVESINLIQDHVHVSLFGGIQQAAASALNSDQAAVQKLVTTYEERRNSFIEKLNEIGWKVEAPKGTFFAWLPVPDGYTSEEFADLLLEKAHVVTAPGNGFGSAGEGYVRIGLLASEDRLAEAVNRIGKLNLFRK, translated from the coding sequence GTGCATAGGTTTGAACAATCTGAGGCATTAAAGCGTTTGCCTGAACAGTTTTTTGCGAAGCTTGTAAAAAAAGTGCAGCAACTGCAAAGTGAGGGACACGACGTGATTAACTTAGGGCAAGGGAATCCAGATTTGCCTACACCTGAACATATTGTTGAATCTTTACAAGGTGCGGCAGAAAATCCAATCAATCATAAATATTCGCCGTTTCAGGGTTTTGCATATGCTAAACAAGCGATGGCTGACTTTTACAAAAGAGAGTATGGGGTTGTGGTGGATCCAGAAACTGAGGTTGCCATTATGTTTGGCTCGAAATCTGGCCTTGTTGAGCTGAGCCAATGCCTGTTAAATCCGGGTGATACGGCATTGTTACCTGATCCAGGCTATCCAGATTATATGTCAGGTATTGCGCTCGCGGATGCAAAAACGGAAATGATGCCACTTCTTGTGGAGAATAATTTTTTGCCTGATTACGGTCAGATTCGAGATGATGCATTAAACCGAGCGAAATTAATGTTTTTAAATTACCCAAATAACCCGACGTCAGCGACTGCTACAAAGGAATTCTTCGATGAAACTGTTGAGGTTGCAAAACAACACGGTATCTGTGTGTTGCATGATTTTGCGTATGGTGCGATTGGGTTTGATGGGGAAAAGCCACAAAGTTTCTTGCAGTCAGAAGGGGCAAAGAACATTGGAATCGAGATGTACACGTTATCGAAAACATATAATATGGCTGGCTGGCGGGTAGCGTTTGCAATCGGGAACCAATCAGTAGTTGAGAGCATAAATTTAATTCAGGATCATGTACACGTTAGCTTGTTTGGTGGAATTCAACAAGCTGCGGCGAGTGCACTGAATAGTGATCAGGCAGCAGTACAAAAATTAGTGACGACATACGAAGAACGTAGAAATAGCTTTATCGAAAAACTAAATGAAATTGGTTGGAAGGTTGAGGCACCAAAGGGGACATTTTTTGCTTGGCTGCCAGTTCCTGATGGCTATACTTCAGAAGAATTTGCTGATTTGTTACTAGAAAAAGCGCACGTTGTTACCGCACCTGGAAATGGTTTTGGCTCGGCTGGTGAAGGCTATGTGCGAATAGGGTTGTTAGCTAGCGAAGATCGCCTAGCGGAAGCGGTTAATAGAATTGGAAAATTAAATCTCTTCCGAAAATAG
- a CDS encoding YwbE family protein, producing MTVDGRYRDQVKPGLEVDIVLKKDQRTGQLTNGIVKDLLTKSSYHPHGIKVRLEDGQVGRVSNRK from the coding sequence ATGACAGTAGATGGAAGATATCGAGATCAGGTAAAGCCTGGGCTTGAAGTTGATATTGTGTTAAAGAAAGACCAACGTACTGGTCAACTGACTAATGGCATTGTAAAAGATTTATTAACAAAATCATCCTATCATCCACACGGGATTAAGGTTCGTCTTGAGGATGGGCAAGTTGGCCGTGTGAGTAATAGGAAGTAA
- a CDS encoding M3 family oligoendopeptidase: MQTFENYTYERPNLEKEKSAFAELLNTFKKASTIEEANDAINEINKFRNRLSTLSNLVYIRASIDTNDEFYQKERDFFDDIEPEIKSLNTDFYKELVVSAYREDLEKQWGEQLFEIANFEIKSFDPKVIKLLQKENKLTSEYSKLVASAEVAFQGKTLTLAQLGPYAQDKDRETRKKATEASSGFFAQHSEKFDGLYDQLVKTRHEIATTLGYKNFVELGYIRMLRIDYDAEMVTVFRKQVRDSIVPLVTRLYDKQAERIGVDSLKNYDESFKFKSGNADPKGTPEWIIENGKKMYEELSPETNKFFHYMLDRNLMDLEAKKGKEAGGYCSFIDDYQSPFIFANFNGTSGDVDVLTHEAGHAFQVYESRHIGIPEYSFPTLEAAEIHSMSMEFFTWPWMELFFHDDTEKYKYSHLADGLQFLPYGVAVDKFQHLVYENPEWTPEERNQAWKKLEETYLPHRDYDGNDYLESGRFWQRQGHIYDVPFYYIDYTLAQICAFQFWKRAQEDHKEAWNDYIKLCQLGGQKAFLGLVESANLRSPFKEGTVESVVDTIEEWLDSVDDKAL, translated from the coding sequence ATGCAGACATTTGAAAACTATACATACGAACGTCCGAATCTAGAAAAGGAAAAGAGCGCGTTCGCTGAATTACTTAATACATTTAAAAAAGCTTCTACAATAGAGGAAGCAAACGATGCAATTAACGAAATCAACAAATTCCGTAATCGGTTATCGACACTTTCCAACCTGGTTTATATCCGAGCATCTATTGATACAAACGATGAATTTTATCAAAAAGAACGTGATTTCTTTGACGACATTGAGCCAGAAATCAAGTCGTTAAATACAGATTTTTACAAGGAGTTAGTTGTATCTGCTTATCGCGAGGATTTAGAAAAACAATGGGGCGAGCAACTATTTGAAATTGCAAACTTTGAAATTAAATCATTTGATCCCAAAGTTATCAAGTTGCTTCAAAAAGAAAATAAGTTAACATCTGAGTACTCGAAACTAGTTGCTTCGGCTGAAGTTGCTTTCCAAGGAAAAACGTTAACGCTCGCGCAGCTTGGTCCATATGCACAGGACAAGGATCGCGAGACACGTAAAAAGGCAACCGAAGCGAGCTCAGGATTTTTTGCCCAGCATTCCGAGAAATTTGATGGCCTTTACGATCAACTCGTAAAAACACGTCATGAAATCGCAACCACACTCGGCTATAAAAACTTTGTGGAGCTGGGGTATATTCGTATGCTTCGTATCGATTATGACGCTGAGATGGTTACTGTTTTCCGTAAACAGGTAAGAGATTCGATCGTACCTCTTGTAACCAGGCTATATGATAAACAGGCGGAACGAATCGGTGTTGATTCCTTAAAAAACTATGATGAATCATTCAAATTTAAGTCCGGAAATGCCGATCCTAAAGGCACGCCCGAATGGATTATTGAGAATGGCAAAAAAATGTATGAAGAATTATCACCAGAAACAAATAAATTCTTCCATTATATGTTGGATCGTAATTTAATGGATCTTGAAGCAAAAAAAGGAAAAGAAGCTGGCGGATACTGCAGTTTTATTGATGATTACCAGTCGCCTTTTATTTTTGCAAACTTTAATGGAACATCAGGTGATGTAGATGTTCTGACACACGAAGCGGGACATGCATTTCAAGTTTATGAGAGCCGACATATTGGTATTCCTGAATATAGCTTTCCGACCCTTGAAGCAGCGGAAATTCACTCAATGAGCATGGAATTTTTCACATGGCCGTGGATGGAATTATTTTTCCATGATGATACGGAAAAATATAAATACTCTCATTTAGCGGATGGTTTACAGTTCTTACCATATGGCGTTGCAGTCGATAAATTCCAGCATCTTGTTTATGAAAATCCAGAGTGGACTCCAGAAGAGCGAAACCAAGCATGGAAGAAGCTTGAAGAAACCTATTTACCACATCGGGATTATGATGGAAATGATTATTTAGAATCAGGAAGGTTTTGGCAACGTCAAGGTCATATTTACGATGTACCGTTTTATTACATTGACTACACCCTCGCACAAATTTGTGCATTCCAATTCTGGAAGCGCGCACAAGAGGATCACAAGGAAGCATGGAATGATTACATTAAGCTTTGTCAGCTAGGTGGGCAAAAAGCATTTCTAGGGCTAGTAGAATCGGCAAACCTGCGATCACCGTTTAAAGAAGGAACGGTTGAATCTGTAGTAGACACAATTGAAGAGTGGCTTGATTCAGTAGATGATAAAGCACTATAA
- a CDS encoding ABC transporter ATP-binding protein, which yields MSKAVVNVKNVRKTFGKKNENQFQALDGVSFDIQAGEFVGIMGPSGAGKTTLLNVISTLDKPTGGTIEIAGTDITTMKQGQLADFRSEQLGFIFQDFNLLENLTIYENIALPLSLQGVSSKKIKPSVLKVAEKLGIQAILDKYPVTVSGGQKQRAAAARALVHEPAIILADEPTGALDSKNAKDLMKAMVHLNTNHDVSIMLVTHDPLSASYCERILFIQDGSLYKEIRRAGSRNEFHQEILHVLAEFASPHEME from the coding sequence ATGAGTAAGGCAGTTGTAAACGTTAAAAACGTTCGTAAAACTTTTGGTAAAAAAAATGAAAACCAGTTCCAGGCATTAGATGGTGTTTCATTTGATATACAGGCAGGAGAGTTCGTAGGAATTATGGGGCCGTCTGGTGCTGGTAAAACAACCTTATTAAATGTTATTTCCACCTTGGATAAACCAACAGGTGGCACAATAGAAATCGCTGGAACTGATATCACAACAATGAAACAAGGACAATTAGCTGATTTTCGATCTGAGCAATTAGGTTTTATTTTTCAAGACTTCAATTTATTAGAGAACCTAACCATCTATGAAAATATTGCACTTCCATTGTCACTGCAAGGTGTCTCTTCGAAAAAAATTAAGCCAAGCGTTTTAAAAGTAGCGGAAAAACTGGGCATCCAGGCTATCTTGGATAAATATCCTGTCACCGTTTCTGGTGGGCAAAAGCAACGAGCAGCTGCAGCACGAGCATTGGTGCACGAGCCTGCCATTATTTTAGCGGATGAACCTACTGGGGCGCTTGATTCGAAAAATGCTAAAGACTTAATGAAAGCAATGGTTCATTTAAATACAAACCATGATGTGTCCATTATGTTAGTTACCCATGACCCACTTAGTGCAAGTTATTGTGAGCGTATTTTATTTATTCAAGACGGATCGTTATATAAAGAAATTAGACGTGCTGGAAGTAGAAATGAATTTCATCAGGAGATTCTTCATGTGCTCGCTGAATTTGCGTCGCCACACGAAATGGAGTAG
- a CDS encoding FtsX-like permease family protein, giving the protein MLLKLSFASMRKMFKDYLVLLFGLTISISIFYMFETLAQNEAFLEANSMIASIMFIFHVGSFILAAITLFYIFYATSFMLSMRQKEMGMYMTLGAKKHKVTQLMFFETFFIGIISLIIGLVIGVGLAQGIATLIMNQLDFSGEGFQAFYLSSIVTTVTFYVALFLLTSIVNAVKIARKSVLDLLRAEQKHDGVKAKGSWTIIGVIFAIVLIGVGYYAMINIDKLMQFGVILAAITITIGTYLMFISLLPFLMKKLKGIRRINEKGINSFTFAQLRFRISALTKVLGTVTMLIALGLGAMAAGLSFYNNVELQASMFQANDVAIHQPTEKDMKLVNKMDTVEKNTYHYKVDEEGVYFLKKDLLDHPPLVKQFDPKSMELPEAKRVSTPIPGEKYVLGEAKGIESIPEPWVTALLTELRANHQMFGERDIFILNQENYQKAAMNEQKVLNVRVEDFTDAIPLIKKIEKRQQQVAGITNEMEMQQFDSKLANYLVLKNVASGTIFMGFFLGVAFLMMMASVLMFKLLSSATADTHRYSMLRKIGVRKSLLVRSIYKELFLVFLFPALLGLIHVLVGMQMFSFILVEPYTKIWFPISIFLLIYGIYYWLTVQMYKRIVLPKEV; this is encoded by the coding sequence ATGTTACTAAAATTATCATTTGCTAGTATGCGAAAAATGTTTAAAGATTATTTAGTCCTGCTGTTTGGACTAACGATTTCCATTTCGATATTTTATATGTTTGAGACACTTGCACAGAACGAGGCGTTCCTGGAAGCAAACTCAATGATCGCTTCCATTATGTTTATTTTTCACGTAGGAAGTTTTATTTTAGCTGCCATTACACTATTTTATATATTTTATGCTACATCTTTTATGCTTTCGATGCGACAAAAAGAAATGGGCATGTACATGACACTTGGTGCCAAAAAGCATAAAGTGACACAACTCATGTTCTTTGAAACCTTTTTTATCGGAATCATTTCATTGATTATTGGATTAGTTATTGGGGTTGGTCTAGCCCAGGGTATTGCAACATTAATCATGAACCAATTAGACTTTTCAGGAGAAGGATTTCAAGCTTTTTATCTATCATCTATTGTGACAACGGTAACTTTTTATGTAGCATTATTCCTCCTGACATCGATCGTAAATGCAGTGAAGATAGCTAGAAAGTCAGTTTTAGATCTCCTTCGTGCTGAACAAAAACACGACGGGGTAAAAGCTAAAGGCAGCTGGACCATTATTGGGGTGATTTTTGCTATCGTACTTATTGGGGTAGGTTACTATGCCATGATTAATATAGACAAGCTCATGCAATTTGGGGTGATTTTAGCAGCGATTACGATTACAATCGGTACGTATTTGATGTTCATTTCACTTCTGCCTTTTCTAATGAAGAAACTAAAAGGAATTCGTCGAATAAATGAAAAGGGAATTAACTCCTTTACATTTGCGCAATTACGGTTTCGAATTAGTGCATTAACAAAGGTCCTAGGTACTGTTACGATGCTTATAGCACTTGGGCTTGGCGCAATGGCTGCCGGATTATCATTCTACAATAATGTGGAATTGCAAGCTTCGATGTTCCAGGCAAATGATGTGGCGATACACCAACCAACGGAAAAAGATATGAAATTAGTAAATAAAATGGATACGGTTGAAAAAAACACGTATCATTACAAAGTGGATGAGGAAGGGGTATATTTTTTAAAAAAGGATTTACTGGACCATCCTCCACTAGTTAAACAATTTGATCCAAAGTCAATGGAATTACCTGAGGCAAAACGGGTTTCAACCCCAATTCCAGGAGAAAAATATGTTCTTGGAGAAGCTAAAGGAATAGAATCAATTCCTGAGCCATGGGTCACTGCCTTATTAACCGAACTACGAGCTAATCATCAGATGTTCGGCGAGCGTGACATTTTTATTTTAAATCAAGAAAACTATCAAAAAGCAGCAATGAATGAACAAAAAGTATTGAATGTACGAGTGGAAGATTTTACAGATGCAATCCCACTAATCAAAAAAATAGAAAAGCGTCAACAGCAGGTAGCAGGAATAACAAATGAGATGGAAATGCAGCAATTTGACAGTAAACTTGCCAATTATTTGGTTTTAAAAAACGTGGCAAGTGGAACTATATTCATGGGATTTTTCCTAGGTGTAGCCTTTTTAATGATGATGGCAAGTGTGCTTATGTTTAAGCTTTTATCAAGCGCAACAGCTGACACACACCGTTACAGTATGTTACGAAAAATTGGTGTGCGTAAATCGCTTTTAGTTAGATCTATTTATAAGGAATTATTCCTTGTATTCTTATTCCCAGCATTACTCGGGTTGATTCATGTATTAGTCGGTATGCAAATGTTCTCTTTCATTCTGGTTGAACCGTATACCAAGATTTGGTTTCCAATAAGTATATTCCTCTTAATTTATGGCATCTATTATTGGTTAACCGTTCAAATGTACAAGCGGATTGTCTTGCCGAAAGAAGTATAG
- a CDS encoding MIP/aquaporin family protein, with protein MSESEFLAELIGTMILIIFGAGVVGGVVLKKSKAEDSGWIVITIGWGLAVTMGVYAVGSFTGAHINPAVTLGFAAAGEFPWSKVPMYISAQIIGAIIGAAIVFLNYLPHWKETKDQAAKLGVFATDPAISSPFSNLVSEIIGTFVLVMGLMFIGANEFTEGLNPLIVGALIIAIGMSLGGTTGYAINPARDLGPRIAHAILPIPGKGGSNWKYAWIPVVGPVLGGIYGALFYKAIFTADYSVSFWVLSVVMAVIVVGATSSELKKKETVADQFEEKIS; from the coding sequence ATGTCAGAATCAGAGTTTTTAGCTGAATTGATTGGTACAATGATACTTATCATTTTTGGTGCAGGTGTTGTTGGTGGTGTAGTGTTAAAGAAGTCGAAAGCGGAGGATTCTGGTTGGATAGTTATTACGATAGGATGGGGTCTTGCTGTCACAATGGGCGTTTATGCAGTTGGTAGTTTTACAGGTGCGCATATTAATCCTGCTGTAACGTTGGGCTTTGCTGCAGCTGGTGAGTTCCCTTGGTCCAAAGTACCGATGTACATTAGCGCACAAATCATTGGTGCCATTATAGGTGCGGCTATTGTTTTCTTGAATTATTTACCACATTGGAAGGAAACAAAAGATCAAGCAGCAAAGCTAGGCGTGTTTGCTACAGATCCTGCTATCAGTAGTCCTTTTTCAAACTTAGTTAGTGAAATTATCGGTACATTTGTTCTTGTAATGGGCCTAATGTTTATAGGTGCGAATGAATTCACGGAAGGTTTAAACCCATTAATTGTGGGTGCATTAATCATCGCAATTGGTATGTCTCTAGGTGGAACGACGGGTTATGCAATTAATCCAGCACGTGACCTTGGTCCAAGGATCGCACATGCGATTCTTCCAATCCCAGGTAAGGGTGGGTCTAATTGGAAATATGCATGGATTCCTGTTGTTGGACCAGTTCTTGGTGGTATTTATGGCGCTTTGTTTTATAAAGCAATATTTACTGCTGATTATTCTGTTTCATTTTGGGTGCTAAGTGTAGTAATGGCTGTAATAGTAGTTGGTGCAACTAGTTCTGAGCTTAAAAAGAAGGAAACGGTTGCTGATCAATTTGAAGAAAAAATAAGTTAA
- a CDS encoding DUF2164 domain-containing protein — protein sequence MKQKFELTKEQKDDMAGLIKGYFEKERGEDIGNLASLLIVDFFIEELAPLFYNIGVEDCHAYMSSKLDDLFEIQK from the coding sequence ATGAAACAAAAATTTGAGCTAACTAAGGAACAAAAGGATGACATGGCTGGTTTGATTAAAGGCTATTTTGAAAAGGAACGTGGAGAGGATATTGGAAATCTCGCCTCATTATTAATCGTGGATTTTTTCATCGAGGAGCTTGCGCCATTATTTTATAACATTGGAGTAGAAGACTGTCATGCATATATGTCTAGCAAGTTAGATGACTTATTTGAAATTCAAAAGTAG
- the glpK gene encoding glycerol kinase GlpK encodes MRNQFILSLDQGTTSSRAILFNHDGEIVETAQREFEQFFPKPGWVEHDANEIWTSVLACIAEVLRKADVEPSQIAGIGITNQRETTVVWDKHTGKPIYKAIVWQSRQTEAICKELREENYNDLFREKTGLLLDPYFSGTKVKWILDNVEGAREKADNGDLLFGTMDTWLVYKLTGGKKHITEYSNASRTLMFNIYDLKWDDELLEILTVPKSMLPEVRQSSEVYGETVDYHFFGHEVPIAGIAGDQQAALFGQACFEKGMAKNTYGTGGFMLMNTGAKGVASDNGLLTTLAWGVDGKVEYALEGSIFVSGSAIQWLRDGLKLINNTPESEEYALKVKSTDGVYVVPAFVGLGTPHWDSEARGAVFGLTRGTTKEHFIRATLESLAYQTKDVLDAMIADSGIDLKTLRVDGGAVKNNFLMQFQSDILGVPVERPVVQETTALGAAYLAGLAVGYWESKEEIATQWKNERTFTNELDEEKSNELYEGWKKAVEATKVFK; translated from the coding sequence ATGCGTAATCAATTTATTTTATCATTAGATCAAGGTACAACAAGTTCACGTGCGATTCTTTTTAACCATGATGGGGAAATCGTAGAAACTGCGCAAAGGGAATTTGAGCAATTCTTTCCAAAGCCTGGTTGGGTTGAACATGATGCAAACGAAATTTGGACATCTGTTCTTGCATGCATAGCAGAAGTTCTGCGTAAAGCTGATGTAGAACCAAGCCAAATTGCTGGGATTGGTATTACCAATCAGCGTGAAACAACAGTTGTATGGGATAAACATACTGGAAAACCAATATACAAAGCGATTGTATGGCAATCACGCCAAACCGAAGCTATTTGTAAGGAACTTCGGGAAGAGAATTATAATGATTTATTTAGAGAAAAAACAGGTTTGTTACTAGATCCATATTTCTCAGGTACAAAAGTAAAATGGATACTTGATAACGTAGAAGGTGCTAGAGAAAAAGCCGATAATGGAGATTTATTATTTGGAACGATGGATACGTGGCTTGTTTATAAGCTAACTGGTGGAAAAAAACATATTACAGAGTACTCGAATGCATCTAGAACGCTAATGTTTAATATATACGATTTAAAATGGGATGATGAATTGCTCGAGATCTTAACGGTTCCAAAAAGTATGTTGCCAGAGGTACGTCAATCTTCTGAAGTATACGGTGAAACGGTAGATTATCATTTCTTTGGCCATGAGGTTCCGATTGCGGGTATTGCTGGTGATCAGCAAGCAGCACTGTTTGGTCAAGCGTGTTTTGAGAAAGGTATGGCAAAAAATACGTATGGTACAGGTGGCTTTATGTTAATGAACACAGGCGCAAAAGGTGTAGCATCTGATAATGGGTTGTTGACCACATTAGCCTGGGGTGTTGATGGTAAAGTAGAGTATGCGCTGGAAGGTAGTATTTTTGTATCCGGATCAGCAATTCAATGGCTTCGTGACGGGTTGAAACTTATTAATAATACGCCAGAAAGTGAAGAGTATGCGTTAAAGGTGAAATCGACAGATGGTGTATATGTCGTACCTGCTTTTGTTGGACTCGGTACACCACATTGGGATAGTGAAGCACGTGGTGCAGTGTTTGGGCTTACACGTGGAACAACGAAGGAACACTTTATTCGCGCAACGTTAGAATCGCTTGCTTATCAAACGAAAGATGTGCTGGATGCTATGATTGCTGATTCAGGTATTGATTTAAAAACATTGCGAGTTGATGGGGGAGCAGTTAAGAATAACTTTCTTATGCAATTCCAGAGCGATATTCTAGGTGTGCCAGTTGAACGTCCAGTTGTGCAAGAAACTACGGCACTCGGTGCAGCATACTTGGCAGGACTTGCTGTTGGGTACTGGGAAAGTAAAGAAGAAATCGCTACACAATGGAAAAATGAACGTACGTTTACGAATGAATTAGATGAAGAAAAAAGTAATGAACTTTATGAAGGATGGAAGAAAGCTGTTGAAGCAACTAAAGTTTTTAAGTAA